From the genome of Vibrio orientalis CIP 102891 = ATCC 33934:
TCGAGTCAGACGTTGCTTGCTCAATCCATTGGGTGAAGTTGTGCTTCCACTCCTGTTCACTTAAACACCATTGATGGTTAGAGGCCATAATCAAGCCATCACAGTAGCTATAGCCTGCTTGGTTGAGCATTGCACACACTCTTTCGGCCAAGTGTAAAAAGTATCGACGTATCGCTTTTAGGTCTTGATCATCCGGTGTTTCAAATACAATCGCATTATCTTGATCCGAGAACAGCGTCATATCGTGGCGCGCATTACTGCCAAAGGATAGGAAAGAGAAAGGCACTGGAGGTTCGCCAATTTCTTCAATGGTTAAATCAATAAACCGACAAATGGCAGCGTCATAGGTACTGCCAATCAAACGCCGTAAATAATCTGGACGAGTTCCGGCCGAGATCATCTCACGGATTAGGTCCGTCAATCGATTCAATGACTCAATAACGTGGCTGTGACTCTGACCTTGTTCAATATCAACGACGATACTGGCACTGGTCTTTTGATAATCTGACGTAGGGTTTACCGAGCCAAAGCTGCCACCGTAAATTTTGCGCACAATTGGGCGAAATGAAATGACATGACCAAGCTTTTCCGACAAAAAGATACGTGACGTACTCAATATAATATCGATGGTACGGCCACTTTTGGTCACGATCTGAGCCTCAAACTCAGCAGGCTCAGTCTCATGATTAAATAGCTTGATTAAATGGCGCAGTACACGGCTGTTTTGCGGTAAATCGGAAAACAGATCTTGCCAAATTGACCCAGATTTCAATTCGGTATCGGTATAACCGAGTAGTTGATGTAAGCGGCTATTCGAAAAGATGATTTTTCCGTCTGCTTCTAGGATATAACCTTCATTTGACGACTCAACCAAGGCTTTATAGCGGTTTTTCGCTTCATGCAATGCGAGTTCTGCTCGTTTTTTTCGGCGATCTATCACCTTTGACTGGCCAATCACGTATAGCATAATCGCCACTAGCCCGAGCGTAATTGCGACAAAAATACGGAATAAAGTCCCTTCAAGTTTATCTATTTCGTGCTGAACGTCATCAAAATAGACACCCGTTCCGACGATCCATTGCCACTCCTCTACTCCTTCAACATAGGTCATTTTTGGTGCGGTGATGGTTGGGTCATCTTTCCATTGCCATTGGTACTCTAAAAATCCGTGTTGCGATGCTCTGACGAGTTTGGTGATTTCGACAAAGACAGGGATAGAACGACCGCTGTCATTACCGACATAATGAGTTAAATCTTGATTGGTGAGATCACTACGATAAGGATGCATAACCATTTTCGGCTGCATATCGGTGATAAAGAAATAGTCCTTATTTTCAGGGCCATAGCGCATGGATTTGATTTCCATTGCCGCTTTTTGTTGTGCTTCTGGCAAGGTTAAGACCCCACGCTGTTCCAGAGCGACGTAGCTATCAATCACACTTACCGCTGTCGAGGTCAGCTCTTGCAGCATCTGACGCTTTTGACTCATCATTGAGTTTTCAACAAGAGGAAGAATCACGTAAACAATCGCGGTAATGAATAGGACGATAGCTGCGATGGTAGGCAAGATAATGCGTAAGTTGAACTGACTCAAAGGCGTGCTCGGTTCGTCATTCTCTCGGCTTAACCCGTTGAAGTAATCAGCAAGCTCTGTTTCATCCAGCACATCACCTAAGGTCTCATCTTGGTCTACGTCATGGTACTTCGCGGCAAACGAGCCATTCTCAAAATCAGCTCGGCTAGGTAAGTATCCATGGTAATCATCACGTATATGAGCTTCAAAAACATCGCGAATTTGTTGATTGGTGTATTTGCTACCAAATTCCTTGATTGCTTCAGCAAGTGCTTCTTTACAGTGACGAAAGCGGCGGTGAGAGTACGGATCAAAATCGAGCTCCTTTGCCATGGTTTCACCATGCTCTTGGCCATTATGGTCAAAAAAGCCATCGATCCAGCGGTGAATGTCTTCGCCACGTACACCAAATAGTCGTTCAGTACGATCTGCATGTTCAGAAATTTTCATTCAGTTTCACTTAACCTAGCATCATATTGATAAAATACTCACAACGTGATGTGCGTTGCATTTTTATTAACCACCAATCACCACACCTATAGTGCAGACCCGTTAATTAATTCAAATCAATATTTATAAACTGCCACTTTCCTACTATGTGTCCATTGTTTTGATTCGAATTTTGACAAGGTGACGAGTCGTTCATCTTGTTTTCATCACCGAAGAAAAGCCATGTTTTCCCTCTTTATCAATAAGATAGAGATGTTTGGTAGCGTCTGGGATGTCGTCTCGTACTGGTCGAAGGCTAGTATACCAAGCGAAAGCGGAGCCCTAATTGACATGGTTCAACTTCGGTACATTACATAGGAAGACACGATGTCTAACAAAAGTAAGACCTTTTATAGGGATATGCGCCGTAAAGCGCAGGAATTTGATAGCCGAGAAGAGTTTCTAAACCACGATCTTAAGATCATGAGCTTTCGTCGTTGGGGGATCCACTTGCCTTCACGCGATTACAGTGTTGAGCTTGAAGACTTAGTACCAGCA
Proteins encoded in this window:
- a CDS encoding DUF294 nucleotidyltransferase-like domain-containing protein, whose protein sequence is MKISEHADRTERLFGVRGEDIHRWIDGFFDHNGQEHGETMAKELDFDPYSHRRFRHCKEALAEAIKEFGSKYTNQQIRDVFEAHIRDDYHGYLPSRADFENGSFAAKYHDVDQDETLGDVLDETELADYFNGLSRENDEPSTPLSQFNLRIILPTIAAIVLFITAIVYVILPLVENSMMSQKRQMLQELTSTAVSVIDSYVALEQRGVLTLPEAQQKAAMEIKSMRYGPENKDYFFITDMQPKMVMHPYRSDLTNQDLTHYVGNDSGRSIPVFVEITKLVRASQHGFLEYQWQWKDDPTITAPKMTYVEGVEEWQWIVGTGVYFDDVQHEIDKLEGTLFRIFVAITLGLVAIMLYVIGQSKVIDRRKKRAELALHEAKNRYKALVESSNEGYILEADGKIIFSNSRLHQLLGYTDTELKSGSIWQDLFSDLPQNSRVLRHLIKLFNHETEPAEFEAQIVTKSGRTIDIILSTSRIFLSEKLGHVISFRPIVRKIYGGSFGSVNPTSDYQKTSASIVVDIEQGQSHSHVIESLNRLTDLIREMISAGTRPDYLRRLIGSTYDAAICRFIDLTIEEIGEPPVPFSFLSFGSNARHDMTLFSDQDNAIVFETPDDQDLKAIRRYFLHLAERVCAMLNQAGYSYCDGLIMASNHQWCLSEQEWKHNFTQWIEQATSDSILELNVFFDIRSTYGEGRLADNIQTHIQHKLEDTPNFLPTYAQHCLAHQVPTLDELGSTAINLKECLRPIELFARLYALKLNIRESNSLSRLKGVLTAGETDPKVHREMVYLFDHIWQLRFMNQIIEYSDLRQVNDLLPLNDLTVIEQQLFKNVLNRLSLFRDKIKADFEIDELQSFIR